A genomic region of Bactrocera tryoni isolate S06 unplaced genomic scaffold, CSIRO_BtryS06_freeze2 scaffold_63, whole genome shotgun sequence contains the following coding sequences:
- the LOC120781336 gene encoding uncharacterized protein LOC120781336 — protein MDTQMDNQHMLKNQLRSRARKLKVHAQATGGGPPINGITEFEEQAITTFGAATVDGLPGVATLGHQVLPPLYLNTAAQAPASSPTPTVTSPAPAFPALSINFSSSPSPPGSATGVNSHGSNGHPWSPNNHESLCVL, from the exons atggaCACTCAAATGGATAATCAGCATATGTta AAAAATCAGTTGCGATCGCGAGCGCGCAAACTGAAGGTACATGCGCAAGCGACTGGTGGAGGCCCTCCGATAAATGGAATAACTGAGTTCGAGGAGCAAGCGATTACAACTTTTGGGGCAGCAACGGTGGATGGACTGCCGGGTGTTGCGACTTTGGGTCACCag GTTTTGCCGCCGTTGTATTTAAATACAGCTGCTCAAGCTCCAGCTTCCTCGCCAACACCAACAGTCACATCGCCTGCTCCAGCTTTTCCTGCTCTgtctataaatttttcttcctcACCATCACCTCCAG GATCAGCGACTGGCGTTAACAGCCATGGCTCCAATGGACACCCTTGGTCACCTAACAACCACGAATCACTTTGCGTGTTATAG